A single region of the Lysinibacillus sp. B2A1 genome encodes:
- a CDS encoding AraC family transcriptional regulator, translating into MKVDVNQLAEHLAHTPFQVEGVYRYSKSSGVPYADYTDSFPGFVFPLTGKIQFQFNGTPYIFSPGKVVHGGANMKLDQENFSNINWEYILVQYRICNSELEESSFSQQHFELSTGQSPRLSELIMRLWHVYNQRSGISMFQTEMLFRDVLNEALLCVANRQNSCESHALFERVSNYIHEYYYQSLTITSLVEQNNVNRNRLSYVFRRHAGMGPAEYLLKYRLNMAQEMLFTSDAPVQEIAQTVGIADPFYFSRVFKKQFGISPTEYREKFINNPC; encoded by the coding sequence GTGAAAGTTGACGTTAATCAGTTAGCAGAGCATTTAGCTCACACTCCTTTTCAAGTAGAAGGAGTATATAGATATTCTAAAAGTTCAGGTGTGCCCTACGCAGACTATACAGATTCTTTTCCTGGGTTTGTGTTTCCACTTACAGGGAAGATACAATTTCAATTTAATGGCACACCTTATATATTTTCGCCAGGAAAAGTTGTGCATGGGGGTGCAAATATGAAACTAGACCAAGAGAATTTCAGTAATATCAATTGGGAGTATATTCTTGTTCAATACAGGATATGCAATTCTGAACTAGAAGAGTCAAGCTTTTCTCAGCAGCATTTTGAATTATCAACAGGACAATCACCTCGTCTTAGCGAATTAATTATGCGTCTTTGGCATGTGTATAATCAGCGTAGTGGCATTTCGATGTTTCAGACCGAAATGCTTTTTCGTGATGTATTGAATGAAGCTTTATTATGTGTTGCTAATAGGCAAAATAGCTGTGAATCACATGCTTTATTTGAACGGGTATCTAATTATATTCATGAATATTATTATCAAAGCCTTACAATAACATCGCTTGTAGAACAAAATAATGTTAATCGAAATCGACTTTCTTATGTTTTTAGAAGACATGCAGGGATGGGACCCGCAGAATATTTATTAAAATATCGTTTAAACATGGCGCAAGAAATGCTATTTACAAGTGATGCGCCAGTACAAGAAATTGCGCAAACTGTTGGAATTGCTGACCCCTTTTATTTTAGTAGAGTGTTCAAGAAACAATTTGGTATATCTCCTACTGAATATCGAGAGAAGTTCATCAATAATCCATGCTAA